One part of the Deinococcus humi genome encodes these proteins:
- a CDS encoding GntR family transcriptional regulator — protein MTNASPEALPRHVQVQQRIQAMLQSAEFVPGDRIPSERELAEQLGISRMTVRRAVNHLVDVGVLERDSTTGTRVSQPKVQRVLGQEQLHSLTQMVAASGGVPGGYVLSFEQTAANGLLSEHLKVALGTPLYKIKRVRLVDRIPFCVETSFLLAQVFPDLSAADMDGDHSLYQVLEQRYGLEIGVGESAISVGQAGTDEATILNLPEKASVLVFRSTVQDRQGKAFEYLYSVNHPDLVTFSFNAHK, from the coding sequence ATGACGAACGCGTCCCCTGAAGCTCTACCCCGTCACGTACAGGTCCAGCAGCGGATACAGGCCATGTTGCAGAGCGCCGAGTTTGTTCCGGGAGACCGGATTCCGTCTGAACGTGAATTGGCAGAGCAACTCGGGATCAGCCGTATGACTGTCCGGCGCGCCGTTAACCACCTGGTTGATGTCGGCGTGCTTGAGCGGGACAGCACAACGGGCACACGGGTCAGTCAGCCCAAAGTCCAGCGTGTGCTGGGTCAGGAGCAGCTCCATAGCCTAACGCAGATGGTGGCCGCCAGTGGCGGTGTGCCTGGAGGCTACGTGCTGTCGTTTGAACAGACAGCGGCCAATGGGCTGCTGAGCGAACACTTAAAAGTAGCTCTCGGCACGCCTCTCTATAAAATCAAGCGCGTAAGGCTGGTAGACCGGATTCCTTTTTGTGTGGAAACAAGTTTCCTGCTTGCTCAGGTTTTCCCTGATCTGAGCGCCGCCGATATGGACGGTGACCATTCGCTTTATCAGGTTTTAGAACAGCGGTACGGCCTGGAAATTGGTGTGGGCGAAAGCGCCATCAGCGTGGGCCAGGCTGGAACAGATGAGGCCACGATACTCAACTTGCCAGAAAAAGCCTCAGTGCTGGTCTTCCGCTCTACCGTTCAGGACAGGCAGGGCAAAGCTTTTGAATACCTTTATTCGGTCAACCACCCTGACTTGGTGACGTTCAGTTTCAATGCCCACAAGTAA
- a CDS encoding alpha/beta hydrolase, whose product MKKIGWLLPLVLASSGLAVESSVTIAGHIPGTFSLPDKPSGKVPAVLLLHGFASQKDEVGDMYKNLAAKLAAQGVASLRIDFQGSGDSKIPFEQMTFTNQVSDAQAAFDYLKGRPEIDAARLGLLGFSMGGGVAIKLAASAANPVKALALWSSTSSRSLADIEAGSRAAAEKEGAVDVDLGFTKIKLGKAFYSSIQDQNLEADIGKFKGNTMIVYGTADPLSGNAPYFLYNLGGKVRHLVLIDGADHIYHVLTDDKTESNQVIDTTVNWFRGL is encoded by the coding sequence ATGAAAAAAATCGGATGGTTGCTGCCCTTGGTTCTGGCATCGAGTGGATTGGCCGTGGAGTCCAGCGTGACCATCGCGGGCCATATTCCCGGCACCTTCTCTCTTCCGGACAAGCCCAGCGGCAAGGTTCCCGCCGTTCTGTTGCTGCACGGTTTTGCCAGTCAGAAGGACGAGGTGGGCGACATGTACAAGAATCTCGCCGCAAAGCTGGCCGCCCAGGGTGTCGCTTCGCTCAGGATCGATTTCCAGGGCAGCGGGGACAGCAAGATTCCCTTCGAGCAGATGACGTTTACCAATCAGGTGTCGGACGCTCAGGCCGCCTTTGATTATTTGAAAGGCCGCCCAGAAATTGACGCTGCCCGCCTGGGCCTCCTGGGCTTCAGCATGGGAGGTGGCGTTGCCATCAAGCTTGCGGCCAGTGCTGCCAACCCGGTTAAAGCGCTGGCATTGTGGTCCAGTACCAGCAGCCGCAGCCTGGCGGACATCGAAGCCGGGTCCAGGGCAGCAGCAGAGAAAGAAGGGGCGGTGGACGTCGATCTCGGCTTCACCAAGATCAAGCTGGGCAAGGCGTTCTACAGCAGCATTCAGGACCAGAATTTGGAAGCGGACATCGGCAAATTTAAAGGCAACACCATGATCGTCTACGGCACCGCTGACCCACTCTCAGGCAACGCGCCGTATTTCCTGTACAACCTGGGGGGCAAGGTCCGCCATCTGGTGCTGATCGACGGGGCGGACCATATCTACCATGTGCTGACCGACGACAAGACCGAGAGCAATCAGGTAATCGACACCACCGTCAACTGGTTCAGGGGGTTGTGA
- a CDS encoding MurR/RpiR family transcriptional regulator, which yields MTTTPAPLPEPAALTAVDLLRTSLENFGRRDQQIARYFIDHAEEVPFLSAGEIAETLEVSGAAITRFAQRVGFEGYPHLQRVIRQDLRATLGMKQPGGQDSVVARFWASERANLDTLQDIPEARLLAFARAIAAAKQVWVVGARSSYGISLVAETILASFRPWVRAYSTDLLLSRPEQLLEITSDDVVVVFTLRRYSRATTRMVRAMHAQGVQVLLITDQGASPLGKIAHQCLQLPTQGTDVLASLAPFISVSTLLASLVAKELEGGHLKQAEALNAEFGVYEY from the coding sequence ATGACCACCACCCCGGCACCTCTGCCTGAACCAGCAGCGCTGACAGCGGTGGACCTGCTGCGCACTAGCCTGGAGAATTTTGGGCGGCGCGATCAGCAGATTGCGCGCTATTTCATCGACCATGCCGAGGAGGTTCCCTTTCTCAGCGCCGGGGAAATCGCGGAAACACTGGAAGTCAGTGGAGCCGCCATCACCCGCTTTGCCCAGCGCGTCGGCTTCGAGGGCTATCCACACCTGCAACGGGTCATCCGCCAGGATCTTCGCGCCACGCTCGGCATGAAACAACCGGGTGGACAGGACAGTGTGGTCGCCCGCTTCTGGGCCAGCGAGCGGGCCAACCTGGACACATTGCAGGACATTCCAGAGGCTAGATTGCTGGCCTTTGCCCGCGCCATTGCCGCCGCCAAGCAGGTCTGGGTGGTAGGCGCGCGGTCGTCTTACGGCATCTCGCTGGTCGCCGAGACCATCCTGGCATCGTTTCGCCCCTGGGTCCGGGCGTACTCTACCGATCTGCTGCTGAGCCGCCCTGAACAACTGCTGGAAATCACCTCAGACGATGTGGTGGTTGTCTTCACCCTGCGGCGCTACAGCCGCGCCACCACCCGCATGGTCCGCGCCATGCATGCACAGGGGGTCCAGGTGCTGTTGATCACCGACCAGGGCGCGTCCCCATTGGGCAAGATCGCCCATCAGTGTCTGCAATTGCCCACCCAGGGAACGGATGTGCTCGCGTCGCTGGCGCCATTCATCAGCGTCAGCACGCTTCTCGCCTCGTTGGTGGCCAAAGAGCTTGAAGGAGGACACCTGAAGCAGGCCGAGGCCCTGAATGCCGAGTTCGGCGTGTATGAATACTGA
- a CDS encoding SIS domain-containing protein yields MTQINAAPVRATPLDPEDIIQGLRSAVEVTQEAAALGKALATQIKRVYFVSCGAPNRVSLGLEYWLDHYHSPYEVKRYFPAEFMTLQPELGPHTLVILASKSGTTAETVEAARFLQRFEAMTLAVTATTDKPLAELTQHVICIGETEQAHTGVFIALQAFVAGLMADQPHFPYQAVMESLPAVPAMLVESAQLSDQRGKVDAELYRDDRNFYHIAGGPVFTTAYVFGVCMLMEMQWLHSVAFEAAEWFHGPFEIFDAQTPALVLLGEDPSRPLAERVVTFCHKYSERVMVYDSRDFPMTGIAPEVRGIFAPYALQAALNRFAEHLAEQHNQSLDLRRYMWITEY; encoded by the coding sequence ATGACACAGATCAATGCTGCACCCGTTCGGGCCACACCTCTGGATCCAGAGGACATCATTCAGGGTCTCCGCTCAGCGGTCGAGGTGACCCAGGAGGCCGCCGCACTCGGGAAAGCCCTAGCCACTCAAATCAAGCGTGTCTACTTTGTCAGTTGTGGTGCACCCAACCGCGTGAGTCTGGGGCTGGAGTACTGGCTGGACCATTACCACTCACCCTATGAGGTCAAGCGGTATTTCCCTGCAGAATTCATGACCTTACAGCCCGAACTGGGTCCGCACACACTCGTTATCCTGGCGTCCAAGTCCGGCACCACCGCCGAGACGGTGGAGGCTGCCCGATTTCTCCAACGTTTTGAGGCCATGACCCTTGCCGTCACGGCGACCACGGACAAACCCCTGGCAGAACTGACCCAACATGTCATCTGCATCGGTGAGACTGAGCAGGCCCATACAGGCGTCTTCATCGCTCTTCAGGCCTTCGTTGCTGGCCTGATGGCTGACCAGCCTCATTTTCCATATCAGGCCGTGATGGAGTCCCTGCCCGCCGTTCCTGCGATGCTGGTGGAATCCGCCCAGTTGTCGGATCAGCGGGGGAAAGTGGACGCCGAACTCTACCGGGACGATCGGAACTTTTACCACATCGCTGGAGGGCCAGTCTTTACCACCGCCTACGTGTTTGGCGTGTGCATGTTGATGGAAATGCAGTGGCTGCATAGCGTGGCTTTTGAAGCGGCCGAGTGGTTCCATGGCCCCTTTGAGATTTTCGACGCCCAGACCCCCGCGCTCGTTCTGCTGGGCGAGGATCCCAGCCGCCCCCTGGCCGAACGGGTGGTGACCTTCTGCCACAAGTATTCCGAACGGGTCATGGTCTACGACTCCCGTGATTTTCCCATGACCGGAATCGCACCGGAAGTTCGCGGGATCTTTGCTCCGTATGCCCTGCAAGCCGCGCTCAACCGCTTTGCGGAGCACCTCGCTGAGCAGCATAACCAGTCACTGGATCTGCGACGCTACATGTGGATTACCGAGTACTAG
- a CDS encoding PfkB family carbohydrate kinase — protein sequence MRRLLGLGDNTTDLYLSQGMLYPGGNALNVAALTARLQRPASYLGCVGLDTGGHHLLASLRTEGVDITHCLQLPGSTSWSKIEHDGQDRKFVGFDHGVQAQWVLSGDVPSYIADHQIVHSSLYSELGDRLPAIRASAHLLSFDFSSDFKPHDLEQIAPSLDVAFCSDSQADDHNVAALAAMVQNFGCPLVVVTRGERGAVALSDGQLFTQPSLPAHVVDTLGAGDAFIAGFLNAWLDQADIGQALQAAARLAAQNCAEYGAFGRGVPLPAALVQSSSETRSS from the coding sequence ATGCGGCGCCTGCTTGGCCTGGGTGACAACACCACCGATCTTTATCTGTCGCAGGGAATGCTGTATCCAGGCGGCAACGCCCTGAATGTCGCCGCCCTGACGGCCAGATTGCAGCGCCCGGCCAGTTACCTGGGTTGCGTAGGTCTGGACACTGGGGGCCACCATCTCCTGGCAAGTCTGAGGACCGAGGGCGTCGACATCACCCATTGCCTGCAACTGCCTGGCTCAACCTCGTGGTCGAAGATTGAGCATGACGGGCAGGACCGGAAATTTGTGGGTTTTGATCATGGTGTTCAGGCCCAGTGGGTTTTGTCGGGTGACGTTCCCTCGTACATTGCAGACCATCAGATCGTGCATTCCAGTCTGTACAGCGAACTGGGGGATCGTCTTCCAGCCATTCGGGCAAGTGCCCATCTCCTATCGTTTGACTTTTCATCTGACTTCAAGCCGCATGACCTTGAACAGATTGCCCCCTCCCTTGATGTGGCCTTCTGTTCAGACAGTCAGGCAGATGATCACAACGTGGCGGCTCTTGCCGCAATGGTTCAGAACTTCGGGTGTCCGCTTGTCGTCGTCACACGTGGGGAGCGCGGCGCAGTCGCCCTGTCTGACGGGCAGCTGTTCACGCAACCGAGTTTGCCCGCCCACGTCGTCGACACCCTGGGAGCAGGAGACGCATTTATCGCGGGATTCTTGAATGCCTGGCTGGACCAGGCTGACATCGGCCAGGCCTTACAGGCAGCAGCACGCTTGGCGGCGCAGAACTGCGCTGAATACGGGGCCTTTGGGCGTGGAGTGCCCCTCCCTGCGGCCCTGGTCCAATCTTCATCAGAAACCCGTTCCAGCTAA
- a CDS encoding ABC transporter substrate-binding protein, which translates to MPYSRCSALLVTIGLAFLSTSQAATLTQIKANGVINLATEANYPPFNFYKGKLLTGFEVELGEEIARRLGVKPKWTTVVFESLLLGVQRDRYDLVIASHGITAERLKAVAFSEPHYCSGGALVAKPGGPRTVGDLKGKMVTMGVNTSYLGYVQKLPGIGGVKTFGTTNDQLNAVLSGRADAMVLDRFNAIDAAKVLPGKLQIGDVIFPEKIGMAVKKGNKDLLEAVNKALADMQRDGAYKKLSEKYFGQDVRCPG; encoded by the coding sequence ATGCCGTATTCCCGTTGCTCAGCCCTTCTCGTCACCATTGGTCTCGCGTTTCTGTCGACCAGTCAGGCCGCCACTCTCACTCAGATTAAGGCCAACGGCGTGATCAACCTCGCCACCGAGGCCAATTACCCGCCGTTCAATTTCTACAAAGGCAAGCTGCTGACTGGTTTCGAGGTGGAACTGGGCGAAGAAATTGCGCGTCGTCTCGGTGTTAAACCCAAGTGGACCACGGTGGTCTTTGAGAGCCTGCTGCTGGGTGTACAGCGTGACCGCTACGATCTGGTCATCGCATCCCATGGGATTACTGCCGAACGGCTCAAGGCCGTCGCTTTCTCTGAGCCCCACTATTGCAGCGGCGGTGCTCTGGTGGCCAAGCCTGGTGGCCCCAGGACAGTTGGTGATCTCAAGGGAAAAATGGTCACGATGGGGGTCAACACCTCGTACCTCGGGTACGTCCAGAAACTGCCGGGCATCGGGGGCGTCAAGACCTTCGGGACCACCAATGACCAGCTGAACGCCGTTCTCAGCGGGCGGGCCGACGCGATGGTCCTTGACCGTTTTAACGCCATCGATGCCGCAAAAGTCCTGCCAGGTAAGCTGCAGATTGGTGACGTGATCTTTCCTGAAAAGATCGGCATGGCCGTAAAGAAAGGAAACAAGGATCTCCTGGAGGCCGTCAATAAGGCGCTGGCGGACATGCAACGCGACGGTGCTTATAAAAAGCTGAGTGAGAAGTACTTCGGGCAAGACGTCCGCTGCCCAGGTTGA